AGCTAGAGCAGTCAAAACTCCCTGGCTTGGAAAGTATCTAAAGGTTGAGAGCATTCTGCAAGGTACGGCTCGCAAAAAACCACGTTGCACAATGATTTTTGATTGCCTTCATGATTGCGGCTTGCGTGATGGTAATAGTTCATGGGGTCAATTTTGCATTGATAAGGTCCTTGGGAGCGCCCTTACTGGCAATGTACAGAAAGGGTTGTTTTTTCGAGGGGCCGGCGCCTTACCTTTTGGCAATCAGATACGCCCCGTCATCGAATTAATTACCCAATTATTGTCAGAAGTGGAGCCAGAAAATTATGGTTATGCAGCCAATTAGTTTTGATGTATTAGCTGAAAAGTATTTAAAAAATGGTGAAAAAGATGAGCAAACTATTTTTGCAAGGGTGGCAAAAAGTCTCGCCTCAGTAGAAGAGCCGTCTCTACGCGAAGAAGTGGAGAAGAAATTCTTGGAGAATTTCAATGCAGGCGCCATTGGCGCCGGTCGCATTATGAGCTCAGCGGGAACTGGGATTAAGGCAACTCTAATTAATTGCTTTGTGCAGCCGGTTGGAGATTGTATTCAGGACTTAGATGAGGATGGTTACCCTGGTATTTATGAGGCTTTAAAGCAGGCTGCCGAAACTATGCGTCGTGGCGGCGGGGTTGGGTATGACTTTTCTAGAATTCGACCAAAAGGTTCCGAGGTCAAAGGAACCGCCTCAATTGCTTCAGGCCCTTGTAGTTACATCAATGTATTTGATCAATCCTGCTCCACAGTAGAAAGCGCTGGATCAAGACGGGGGGCTCAAATGGGCGTATTGAGAATAGACCACCCAGATATATTGGATTTCATTACGGCAAAAAGAACGCCGGGTCGATGGAATAACTTCAATGTCTCCGTTGGCGTTTCAAATGATTTCATGCGATCGGTTGAAAATGATGGGGAGATGGAGCTAGTACACAAGGCAAAGCCTGGTGAATTATTGATTGCGGATGGAGCTTACCAAAAATCGGATCAAATCTGGGTATACAAGAAAGTAAAAGCAAGAGATGTTTGGGATGCGGTTATGCAATCGGCCTATGATTTTGCCGAGCCTGGAATTTTATTTCTGGACAATATTAATCAGGATAATAATTTGTATTATTGCGAGAGGATTGAGGCGACCAATCCTTGTGGTGAGCAGCCCTTGCCTCCCTATGGTTGTTGTGACCTAGGCCCTATAATTCTCCCCAGATTTATCGTCAATCCTTTCGGGTTTTCAGGTGAACCTTATTTTGATTTCGATAAATTCTCTGAAGTAGTGAAGGTTCAAGTACGCATGCTTGATAATGTCTTGGATGCAACATACTGGCCACTTGAAGAGCAGGGATTAGAGGCCCACTCAAAGCGACGTATTGGCGTAGGCTTTACCGGTCTTGGAGATGCCTTAATTATGCTTAAGCTGGCATACAACAGCGCTCCAGCGAGATTAAAGGCCGCGGAAATATCAGAAAAGTTGCGTGATATTTCCTACGAGGCTTCAATTGCATTGGCTCAGGAGAAAGGGTCATTTCCAGATTTGGATATCGACCAATATCTTTCGGGTGGAAATTTTGCGAGTCGACTTGGTGAGGATTTGAAGAAAAAAATTCGGCAGTTTGGCTTGAGAAATAGCCACCTGTTGTCGATAGCGCCTACTGGAACAGTGAGTCTTGCATTCGCAGATAATGCATCAAATGGAATTGAGCCTCCTTTCTCATGGACATATACCAGAAAGAAAAGAGAGGCTGATGGCTCAACGAAAGAGTATGCGGTTGAGGATCACGCTTGGAGGATGTATAAGGAATTGGGTGGAGACGTCAATGTATTGCCAGAGTATTTCGTAACTGCCTTAGAAATGTCTGCTGAAGATCATATTTTGATGATGGAAGCAGTTCAACCATTTATTGATACCGCCATTTCAAAAACGGTAAATGTTCCGGCAGATTATCCTTATGAGAAATTTAAGGATCTATATCTAACGGCATGGAAGTCCAGGCTCAAGGGAATGGCCACCTATCGACCCAATAGTATTTTGGGTTCGGTATTGCAGGTAACTCCTAGTCCAAACGAGAATCCCTTAAGCGCAGATCTAGATGGCGAGGATTGGAGAAATAGTCCGTCAAAAAAAGTGGTGGATCGCCGTCCTAATGGCGAATTACCTGCGGTGGCTGAGAAAATTAATTACTGGACTCAGGATGGGCAAAAAACGCTGTATTTAATTATTTCCTTTTTGACTGTTGAGGGGGTGGTTGCTGGCAAGAAAGCAAGTGTTGAGAGGGCAATTGAATTTTTTATGCCTGTAGGTCAAAGTGGAGAGTCTCAGCAGTGGATTACTTCGAGTATGCGAATGCTCTCTCTTGCAGCGCGGGGAGGCTTTCTTGCTAGAGCTTTAAGCGATATGAGGAAGGTTGCTTGGGATAGAGGGCCTGTTCGATTAGGAACGAAGAAAAAGCAAGATGGTGCTGTAGCCCCAATGTGGCATGACTCTGAAGTGGCTGCTGTAGCTTTTGCTATTGAGAATATCCTAGCCAAAAGGGGAATTACAGAATTTAAAGCTGCAGAGGAGTTTACGATTGGTGAGCTTGATTCTCAAAAAAGCACGGGCGGGGGCCTAATGGCTGGGAAAAAATGTCCGGACTGTGGCGCTCATGCGATGATAAAAAAAGATGGCTGTGATTACTGCACAAGTTGTGGTTACGTCGGAGCGTGTGGCTAATCATCTGTGGATGCAGTGAGTTCAATATAGTTTTTGTTGAATCAACAAGATTATTGTTCGGGCTAGCAAAAATAGGACAAGCGCAGTAGAAATAGCAATTGCAATCGTCGCAGCTTGATGGGGCCAGCCTCCTCGTATAACCGCCTCAATGACGCAAGAGGTGGTTGCAGCAGCAGGGAATGCAAATGACCAAAATCCAAATGAAAAGGGGACCGCCGTCCAAGACCGCCATCTCGTGAGTACTGCAAAAATAGGACCTGATGCAATACCCAAACCTACCAAGATGGCATCAACTGGAAGGTTTGGCCAAATCGTAATGGCGGTGATGGTGCTAACTGCTGCTGGACCCATTTCAATTCCAATAGTTGGGCGAAATTGCGGTGGCAGAGGGCCTGCAAACAAGCGATGCAAAATGCGCATTTCTAATAACGCCCAACCTCCAAGACCCATTCCCCATACAAGATATCCAAATCCAGGCAATCCAATTGCAGCTAACGCAGCGCCTCCAACTAAGCCGCCAGGAACAATGGGTAGATACAGCGCTGGTGTTACTTGGTCAGTGGGCATATTACCCATTGAGAGCATATGAACCACTCGCCAAGCAATGGTGACTTGAATAATGAGCGCGATAGCAGTTAACGTATAAGCAAACGTAGAGTATTCCGGAAATCTGGGGAATAGTAGAGCGATAGCAAGCATTGTGCTAATAGGAAAATAAGCCATCATTGGGCCTAAAACCGGGTTTAAGAACTTCTCCCTAATCGCTTGAGGATAAAAAATCGCCTTAATACTCCAGAGTATTGTTAGAAAGCATAGAATGAAGATGCCGAGTACAAGAAAAAAACGTTCAATCCAAAAAGTTGAAATTGAAGTGACGTGAGAGTATTTACTCCATGCGAAGGAGAGGCTAAGTAAGCTTAGGGACATGCCAAATAGTCCTGGGTGTAGGCGATGAAGCCAATTGGGCTCTTTGTCTCTTTGTATCATTATTTATATGTTGTGGAATGAAGAATACCGAATTTACCTTAAAAAAGAAACTAATGATCATTGGCACGACACTTTTGGTGTTGGCGATGATTTCTATTAGCTTTACTTTATGGGTTACTTGGAAGCTTGAGGGTGGCGCGGCAGCAATCAATGAGGCTGGCCGCATGAGAATGCAAACTTATCAGTTAGCCCTTCTGGTAAATGAGGGTGATGCTGCGGCAACAACTAAGCTAATAACTAAGTTTGACAACAGCATCATTACCCTTAAATATGGAGATCCAGCTCGGCCGCTATTTGTGCCTTGGAATCAATTAAATAAACAATTGTTTCTAAATATTTCTGGTCAATGGAGCAGCATCAAAGATGATCTACAGACGAGGAAGGCTACCAGTATTTCTGTATCGCGCATTGATAATTTTGTTGCGAATATTGATCGGTTTGTCGGGTCAATAGAAGTCGAGGTTGATTACTGGACAAATATGCTCCATCTATTCCAGTTTGCTATGTTGGCTATCTCTCTTTTTGCCACATTAGTCATCATGTATGTGGGGTATTCCGTTATTTTAGATCCAGTAGAGAAGCTGCGCATTGGTTTTGATGGTGTGAGATCCGGAAAATTAAATACACGAGTTCAAATCGAGGCAAAAGATGAATTTGGTGATTTGGCAATCGGCTTTAATTCAATGACTGAAACTATTAGTGACTTGTATAGCGGGTTAGAGGCAAAGGTCCGGGAAAAGACATTCCATTTACAAGAGCGACAAAATCGTTTGCAAGCGCTATATGATTTGAGTTCATTCGTTTCAACAGAAGATAATCTGGAAAGATTGGCTCAAGGATTTTCAAAGCGAATTTTATCTATAACGGACGCTTCTGCCATCGCGATACGTTGGACAGATCAGGCAAATAAGAGATATTTTTTATTATCTGGCGCAAATTTACCCTCATCCATTGCCGAGGAAGAGCAATGTTTGGTTGCTGGAGACTGTTACTGTGGACAGTCTAGTGGTAATGCAGAAATTCAGGTAATTACATTTGATCCAAAGATAGAGGCGGATCGGCATTGCGTAAAGGCAGGTTATAACGCCCTTATTTCGGTTCCGATCCTATTTCAGCAAGATTTACTTGGCGAAATTGATATTTTTTATACTAAGGAGCAGTCGATAGATTCAGATCAGAGGGCCTTGCTAGGGACCTTGGCGCATCATTTGGCTGGGGCAATGGAGGCTTTGAGAATTAAAGCTTTGGAGAAAGAGGCGGCAATTTCTGAGGAGCGCAGTTTATTAGCAAGAGAGTTGCATGATTCAATTGCGCAGTCACTAGCGTTTTTAAAATTACAGGTTGGAATGCTCAGAGATGAGATCGTAGAGCCCGCTACGGAAAAGGCCAAAACTATCCTAGGTGAGTTGGATGAAGGCTTGAGAGAAAGTTATAGTGACGTGCGCGAGCTTTTGTTGCATTTTAGAACGCGTACTAATACCGAGGATATTGAACCTGCGATAAAGACGACTTTACAAAAATTCGAGCACCAATCCGGTATTCATACTGAGCTATCTGTTGAAGGGCAAGGACTTCCTTTAGCGCCAGATGTTCAGATTCAGGTAATGCATGTCATTCAAGAGGCCTTATCAAATATCAGAAAGCATTCGAAAGCGAGCATTGTAAGAGTCGAAGTAGCGCAATCGCCAAAATGGACGTTTAGAGTAATTGATGATGGGATTGGTTTTTCAACAGAGCTAAATACGGTTGATAGCACGCATGTGGGGATGAGTATCATGCAGGAACGTGCCAATAAAATTGGAGCCAAGCTGGAGTTGAGCTCGGAGGCATTGGCAGGAACCTGCATATCGTTAACTTTACCTACGTAGGTGATATTCTGTTATCTCAATATTGAAGGTGTGGAAAAAATTGGAAAAAATCCGGATTCTAGTTGTTGACGATCACACCTTATTTAGGCGAGGTTTGATCGCTTTAATTTCGCAGGCCAGTGACTTTGATGTTGTCGGCGAAGCTGGGGACGCTATTGAGGCGTTACGCTTATGTAAATCTCTAAAGCCGGATGTAATCTTGCTTGACAATCATTTGCCTGGCGCCAGTGGCATTCAATCGCTCCCTGATATTTTTTATGCATCCCCTGATTCGACTGTCATCATGCTTACAGTGAGCGAAGATGAATCTGATTTAATGCAAGCTTTGCAAAATGGCGCCCAGGGGTATTTGCTTAAAACTAGCGAGAAAGACGAGCTTCTACTTGGCATTCGGAAGGCGTTTGAAGGTGAGTCGGTTATTAGCAAGGAGCTGACTCATAAGCTAGTTAGTGCCTTTAAGACCAATACCAGAAAAGAAGATAAGCCCTCAAATACTTCTTTGGCGGCTACGTTATCACCCAGGGAGATCGATACTGTCCGCTTGATTGCCGTTGGGTCAAGTAATAAAGAAATCGCTCGGCAGCTTGGCATAGCTGAAACTACTGTCAAGATTCACGTACAGCATATTTTGAGAAAGCTCAACTTGACTTCTCGAGTACAGGTAGCAGTGTTTGCCAATGCTGAAGGCATTATTTCGTAAGTACTAGTCCTAAAGAACTATAAGCCACAGCTGCCTATAGTTCGACTGCTTTTTGAAAGTAGTCTTTTGGAGGATATTCTTAATCCCCGTTAGTTTTGATAATTAACTCATGACATTAAGGGGTATTCATGAGTTCGATAGCCAAAACTAGCGCTAAAGCATATTCAGTTTTGATTGTCAGCACATTTGCCTTCACCGTTTGCTTTATGGTGTGGATGATGTTCGGGGTGATTGGTATACCGATTAAAAAATCACTCGACTTAAGTGCAACTCAATTTGGTCTTTTAACAGCTACCCCTATTTTGACTGGTTCACTTGTACGTGTGCCCCTGGGAATCTGGACCGATCGATTCGGTGGTCGCATTGTGATGTTTTTACTGATGCTCTCTACAGTTATTCCTATCTGGATGATGAGTTATGCCAGCCAATATTGGCACTTTCTGGTTATTGGTCTATTCGTAGGCTTGGCTGGCGGATCGTTCTCTGTCGGCACTCCTTATGTAGCAAGATGGTTCCCAAAAAATCGTCAGGGTTTTGCAATGGGCGTCTATGGTGCTGGTAACTCTGGTGCCGCAGTTAACAAATTTATAGCGCCTGCCTTGGTGGTGGCATTTGGTTGGGCTGTAGTACCGCAGGTATATGCAGGCGTTATGTTGGGCGCAGCACTCTTATTTTGGATTTTTAGTGCTAGCGATCCTTCTCATTTGGTAACGAGCAATATTTCCTTTAAAGATCAATTAAAAGCCCTAAAAGACCCGAAAGTATTGCGCTACTGCCAGTACTACAGCATTGTCTTTGGTGGTTATGTTGGCCTCAGTTTGTGGATGGTGCAGTACTACGTCGGTGAGTTTGGTCTGGAAATTCGGACCGCCGCATTACTTGCTGCATGTTTCTCATTACCTGGTGGCATATTAAGAGCAATTGGTGGATGGTTATCTGACAAATATGGTGCCCATCAGGTCACTTGGTGGGTAATGTGGGTAAGTTGGATTTGCCTTTTTTTACTCTCTTACCCCCAAACCGATTTCACTATCCAAACGATTAATGGGCCTGAGACTTTTCACATTGGCCTAAATATTTATTTGTTTACTGGCCTCATGTTCATCTTGGGCATTGCATGGGCGTTTGGTAAGGCCAGTGTTTTCAAATATATCGGCGACGACTACCCAGAAAATATCGGCACCATTTCAGGAATTGTTGGCTTGGCCGGTGGTTTGGGCGGATTCATTCTGCCGATTATGTTTGGCGCCATTTTAGATATCACAGGGATTCGTTCAAGTGCATTCATGCTGATGTACGGCGTAGTGTGGGTATCGCTTATCTGGATGTATCTCACTGAAGTTCGTAAATCTGAAGTGATGGGTGCTAAATCCATTCCATCGCTCTCTTAAATATCGCAAAGAAAAGGAAACATCATGTCCTCGACCGTAATTTCGCGCTGGGAGCCGGAGAATAAGCAGTTTTGGGAATTTACTGGAAAGCCGATCGCGAAGCGCAATTTATTGATCTCGATTCCGGCATTAACCCTCGCATTTGCAGTCTGGATGGTGTGGTCAGTAGTAGTGGTGAACTTGCCGAATGTTGGATTTAAATTCTCGACGAATCAACTTTTTTGGTTGGCATCCCTTCCTGCATTATGTGGCGCTACTCTGCGAATTTTTTATTCTTTTGCAGTTCCAATCTTTGGAGGCAGACGCTGGACGGCAATTTCAACGGCATCATTATTAATTCCTGCTGTTGGCATCGGATTTGCAGTCCAGAATCCGGCAACCCCTTATGAGTTTTTCATCTTGCTAGCCTTGTTATGTGGGTTGGGTGGCGGAAATTTTGCTTCCTCAATGGCTAATATCAGCTTCTTTTACCCCAAAGCGCAAAAAGGCACGGCATTAGGCCTTAATGCAGGTCTAGGTAATTTGGGGGTATCTATTGTTCAGTTAGTTGTACCGCTAGTGATTACAGCAGGCGTATTTGGTAGTTTAGGTGGTGACTCCACAATAATTTTAAAAGCCGGTAAAGAAGTTCCAATGTGGCTGCAAAATGCTGGCTTCATTTGGGTGCCTTTTATTGCGGTATCGGCAATTGCTGCCTGGTTTGGTATGAACGATTTGGCTGAGGCAAAAGCCTCTTTTGCTGATCAAGCAGTGATTTTTAAGCGCAAACATAACTGGCTCATGTGCTGGTTGTATTTGGGTACCTTCGGCTCTTTTATTGGCTACTCAGCTGGCTTTCCTTTGCTGATTAAGAGCCAATTTCCTGGCGTTAACGCGCTTAGTTATGCATGGCTTGGACCATTGGTTGGTGCATTAGCAAGACCTATAGGTGGATGGCTGGCAGATAAGCTAGGCGGCGCCAGAGTTACATTCTGGAACTTCATTGCAATGGGTGCTGGTGTACTTGCAGTCTTGAATTATCTGCCTCTTAAAGGCGCGGGTGGTGACTTCTACGGATTCTTGTTTGCATTTATGGTGTTGTTTGCAACATCTGGAATTGGCAATGGATCAACTTTCCGCATGATCCCAGTCATTTTCATGACAGAGCGTCAACGTGCCGCTGGCAATACTCAGGCTGACAAGGACCAAGCAATTCGTGATGCCAATAAAGAAGCTGCAGCAGTGCTCGGTTTTAGTTCTGCAGTAGGTGCTTACGGCGGATTCTTCATTCCCAAGAGTTATGGAAGTTCTATTGCTGCTACAGGCGGTCCTGAAGCTGCCCTGTACTCGTTCATTATTTTTTACGTTACCTGTACGTTCATTACTTGGTGGTATTACAGCCGTAAGAACGCACCAATGCCTTGCTAAGAAAATATTAAAGGATTGATATGAGTCACTTTTTAGATCGCCTCAAGTTTTTATCTGCAGATAAAGAAGAGTTTTCAGATGGCCATGGTGTGACGGTCGGAGAAGACCGCACGTGGGAAGACGCTTATCGTTCGCGCTGGCAGCACGATAAGATCGTACGTTCAACGCATGGTACCAATTGCACGGGATCATGTTCTTGGAAAATTTACGTCAAAGGCGGCATTGTTACTTGGGAAACTCAGCAAACTGATTACCCGCGCACTAGACCTGACCTGCCTAATCACGAGCCTCGGGGTTGCGCACGCGGCGCAAGCTACAGCTGGTATATGTATAGCGCCAATCGCGTGAAGTATCCAATGATTCGCGGCCGACTGCTAAAGCAGTGGCGTGAAGCAAAGTCGGTCGCCAAATCTCCGGTAGATGCTTGGGCAAATTTAGTTGAAAATACTGCTAAGCGCAAAGAGTGGATGGAGTTACGGGGTAAGGGTGGTTTCGTTCGCAGTTCGTGGGATGAGGTAAATGAAATCATTGCCGCAGCGAATGTCTATACGATTAAAAAGCATGGACCCGATCGGATTATTGGCTTCTCTCCGATCCCAGCAATGTCAATGGTGAGTTATGCAGCTGGATCACGTTACTTAAGTCTAATCGGTGGCGTATGCATGAGCTTTTACGATTGGTATTGTGATTTGCCGCCAGCTAGCCCCCAGGTATGGGGTGAGCAAACCGATGTGCCGGAATCTGCTGATTGGTATAACTCTACTTTCATCATTGCATGGGGCTCTAACGTCCCTCAAACACGTACTCCCGATGCGCACTTTTTTACCGAGGTGAGATATAAGGGTGCTAAAACGGTGGCAATCACTCCGGACTATGCCGAAATTTCTAAATTAGCAGACATTTGGATGCACCCTAAGCAGGGTACAGATGCTGCGATTGCGATGGCCATGGGGCATGTCATTCTGAAAGAGTTTTATTTCAATAAGCGCACTGAGTATTTTGATGATTACGTACGTCGCTATACAGATATGCCAAATCTGGTGATGCTGGAAGAAAAAGTATTGGATGACGGCAGAAAAGTATTGGTTCCTGGACGCTATGCGCGTTCAAGCGATTTTGATGGCAAGCTTGGCCAGACTAATGACGCCGACTGGAAAACGGTTGCATTCGATACGGCTGGCAAGCCGGTAGTACCGAATGGGTCCATTGGATTTAGATGGGGTCCGGAGGGACGTAAAGACCAGGGTAAATGGAATCTAGAATCAAAAGAAGCTAATTACGGTAATGATGTGAAATTGAAGTTATCACTAATGGAGGATCAGTCAATACATGATGTTGTCCCCGTTGGATTCCCATACTTTGGTGGTATTGATACACCATATTTTGATGCAAATAAGCAAAGTGATGTTCTTGTTCAGAATATACCTGCTAAGAAAATTATTCTTACTGAGAATGGCGTTGAAAAAGAAGTATTTGTAGCAACAGTTTTTGACTTATTGGCAGGTAATTATGGAATTGACCGTGGATTAGGTGGTGAGTGCGCCAAATCTTATGATGACAATGGTCCTTATACTCCAGCATGGCAAGAATCCATTACCGGAGTAAAGCGTGAGCAAGTAATCACAGTGGCTCGTCAATTTGCAGAAAATGCAGAAAAGACTAAAGGCAAGTCAATGGTCATTATTGGCGCTGCGATGAATCATTGGTATCACTGTGATATG
The window above is part of the beta proteobacterium CB genome. Proteins encoded here:
- a CDS encoding ribonucleotide-diphosphate reductase subunit alpha, translated to MVMQPISFDVLAEKYLKNGEKDEQTIFARVAKSLASVEEPSLREEVEKKFLENFNAGAIGAGRIMSSAGTGIKATLINCFVQPVGDCIQDLDEDGYPGIYEALKQAAETMRRGGGVGYDFSRIRPKGSEVKGTASIASGPCSYINVFDQSCSTVESAGSRRGAQMGVLRIDHPDILDFITAKRTPGRWNNFNVSVGVSNDFMRSVENDGEMELVHKAKPGELLIADGAYQKSDQIWVYKKVKARDVWDAVMQSAYDFAEPGILFLDNINQDNNLYYCERIEATNPCGEQPLPPYGCCDLGPIILPRFIVNPFGFSGEPYFDFDKFSEVVKVQVRMLDNVLDATYWPLEEQGLEAHSKRRIGVGFTGLGDALIMLKLAYNSAPARLKAAEISEKLRDISYEASIALAQEKGSFPDLDIDQYLSGGNFASRLGEDLKKKIRQFGLRNSHLLSIAPTGTVSLAFADNASNGIEPPFSWTYTRKKREADGSTKEYAVEDHAWRMYKELGGDVNVLPEYFVTALEMSAEDHILMMEAVQPFIDTAISKTVNVPADYPYEKFKDLYLTAWKSRLKGMATYRPNSILGSVLQVTPSPNENPLSADLDGEDWRNSPSKKVVDRRPNGELPAVAEKINYWTQDGQKTLYLIISFLTVEGVVAGKKASVERAIEFFMPVGQSGESQQWITSSMRMLSLAARGGFLARALSDMRKVAWDRGPVRLGTKKKQDGAVAPMWHDSEVAAVAFAIENILAKRGITEFKAAEEFTIGELDSQKSTGGGLMAGKKCPDCGAHAMIKKDGCDYCTSCGYVGACG
- a CDS encoding Potassium-tellurite ethidium and proflavin transporter, translating into MIQRDKEPNWLHRLHPGLFGMSLSLLSLSFAWSKYSHVTSISTFWIERFFLVLGIFILCFLTILWSIKAIFYPQAIREKFLNPVLGPMMAYFPISTMLAIALLFPRFPEYSTFAYTLTAIALIIQVTIAWRVVHMLSMGNMPTDQVTPALYLPIVPGGLVGGAALAAIGLPGFGYLVWGMGLGGWALLEMRILHRLFAGPLPPQFRPTIGIEMGPAAVSTITAITIWPNLPVDAILVGLGIASGPIFAVLTRWRSWTAVPFSFGFWSFAFPAAATTSCVIEAVIRGGWPHQAATIAIAISTALVLFLLARTIILLIQQKLY
- a CDS encoding Signal transduction histidine kinase, nitrate/nitrite-specific, NarQ, with protein sequence MISISFTLWVTWKLEGGAAAINEAGRMRMQTYQLALLVNEGDAAATTKLITKFDNSIITLKYGDPARPLFVPWNQLNKQLFLNISGQWSSIKDDLQTRKATSISVSRIDNFVANIDRFVGSIEVEVDYWTNMLHLFQFAMLAISLFATLVIMYVGYSVILDPVEKLRIGFDGVRSGKLNTRVQIEAKDEFGDLAIGFNSMTETISDLYSGLEAKVREKTFHLQERQNRLQALYDLSSFVSTEDNLERLAQGFSKRILSITDASAIAIRWTDQANKRYFLLSGANLPSSIAEEEQCLVAGDCYCGQSSGNAEIQVITFDPKIEADRHCVKAGYNALISVPILFQQDLLGEIDIFYTKEQSIDSDQRALLGTLAHHLAGAMEALRIKALEKEAAISEERSLLARELHDSIAQSLAFLKLQVGMLRDEIVEPATEKAKTILGELDEGLRESYSDVRELLLHFRTRTNTEDIEPAIKTTLQKFEHQSGIHTELSVEGQGLPLAPDVQIQVMHVIQEALSNIRKHSKASIVRVEVAQSPKWTFRVIDDGIGFSTELNTVDSTHVGMSIMQERANKIGAKLELSSEALAGTCISLTLPT
- a CDS encoding two component LuxR family transcriptional regulator translates to MIALISQASDFDVVGEAGDAIEALRLCKSLKPDVILLDNHLPGASGIQSLPDIFYASPDSTVIMLTVSEDESDLMQALQNGAQGYLLKTSEKDELLLGIRKAFEGESVISKELTHKLVSAFKTNTRKEDKPSNTSLAATLSPREIDTVRLIAVGSSNKEIARQLGIAETTVKIHVQHILRKLNLTSRVQVAVFANAEGIIS
- a CDS encoding Major facilitator superfamily MFS_1; its protein translation is MSSIAKTSAKAYSVLIVSTFAFTVCFMVWMMFGVIGIPIKKSLDLSATQFGLLTATPILTGSLVRVPLGIWTDRFGGRIVMFLLMLSTVIPIWMMSYASQYWHFLVIGLFVGLAGGSFSVGTPYVARWFPKNRQGFAMGVYGAGNSGAAVNKFIAPALVVAFGWAVVPQVYAGVMLGAALLFWIFSASDPSHLVTSNISFKDQLKALKDPKVLRYCQYYSIVFGGYVGLSLWMVQYYVGEFGLEIRTAALLAACFSLPGGILRAIGGWLSDKYGAHQVTWWVMWVSWICLFLLSYPQTDFTIQTINGPETFHIGLNIYLFTGLMFILGIAWAFGKASVFKYIGDDYPENIGTISGIVGLAGGLGGFILPIMFGAILDITGIRSSAFMLMYGVVWVSLIWMYLTEVRKSEVMGAKSIPSLS
- a CDS encoding Nitrate transporter; translation: MSSTVISRWEPENKQFWEFTGKPIAKRNLLISIPALTLAFAVWMVWSVVVVNLPNVGFKFSTNQLFWLASLPALCGATLRIFYSFAVPIFGGRRWTAISTASLLIPAVGIGFAVQNPATPYEFFILLALLCGLGGGNFASSMANISFFYPKAQKGTALGLNAGLGNLGVSIVQLVVPLVITAGVFGSLGGDSTIILKAGKEVPMWLQNAGFIWVPFIAVSAIAAWFGMNDLAEAKASFADQAVIFKRKHNWLMCWLYLGTFGSFIGYSAGFPLLIKSQFPGVNALSYAWLGPLVGALARPIGGWLADKLGGARVTFWNFIAMGAGVLAVLNYLPLKGAGGDFYGFLFAFMVLFATSGIGNGSTFRMIPVIFMTERQRAAGNTQADKDQAIRDANKEAAAVLGFSSAVGAYGGFFIPKSYGSSIAATGGPEAALYSFIIFYVTCTFITWWYYSRKNAPMPC